The following are encoded in a window of Methanobrevibacter sp. V74 genomic DNA:
- a CDS encoding barstar family protein: MQLDGKLINRQGHVYLMEALNFPDYYGKNLDALYDCLCEIDGEIELINASEVDKDILDTFEDAASENDYLKFKII; this comes from the coding sequence ATGCAATTGGATGGCAAACTAATTAATCGACAGGGACATGTTTACTTGATGGAAGCGCTAAATTTTCCAGATTATTATGGTAAAAATTTAGATGCTTTATATGATTGTTTATGTGAGATAGATGGTGAAATTGAATTAATTAATGCTAGTGAAGTTGATAAAGATATTTTAGACACTTTTGAAGATGCAGCTAGTGAAAATGATTATTTAAAATTTAAAATAATATAG
- a CDS encoding ribonuclease domain-containing protein, which translates to MNKKLVLIIALVIALFSISAVSAGFFDFLNFGSDDSGDVSVVEGGEYCTVDEVSSYIKEFHKLPGNYITKSEARELGWHGGPLKKYAPGKSIGGDTFTNRQHVLPDSDSKYIECDIDANGTIRGAKRIVYNTGDYKVYYTENHYNTFEEV; encoded by the coding sequence ATGAATAAGAAACTAGTTTTAATCATTGCATTGGTAATTGCTTTATTTTCCATTTCAGCTGTAAGTGCAGGATTTTTTGACTTTTTAAACTTTGGAAGTGATGATTCAGGTGATGTTAGCGTAGTTGAAGGTGGGGAATATTGTACAGTTGATGAGGTTTCATCATACATTAAAGAGTTTCACAAGCTCCCTGGCAATTACATTACAAAAAGCGAAGCTAGGGAGTTGGGTTGGCATGGTGGACCGCTTAAAAAATACGCGCCTGGAAAAAGCATAGGTGGAGACACGTTTACCAACAGACAACATGTATTGCCAGACAGCGACTCTAAATACATTGAATGTGATATTGATGCCAATGGAACCATTCGCGGTGCTAAAAGAATAGTTTATAATACTGGAGATTATAAAGTCTATTATACTGAGAACCATTATAATACATTTGAAGAGGTCTAA
- the rfbD gene encoding dTDP-4-dehydrorhamnose reductase → MKILITGSNGMLGHDLAEVLGDSHELILTTSKTLDITDEKQVMDAICENNPDIVINSAAYTNVDGCEENRELAYSVNSDGVKNLALACRKIDCALVHISTDYIFNGKNTRPWVECDEICPLSVYGKSKLKGEEAIQKILDKYFILRTAWLYGINGRNFPKTILELAKKHSEIWVVYDEVGTPTYALDLARAISQLIETGYYGIYHLTNSGSCSWCEFARYIFEIAEIDVDVIPVTASEYARPAPRPSYSVLENRNWVEKGFEPLRDYKEAIKEYIELIK, encoded by the coding sequence ATGAAAATTTTAATTACGGGTTCTAATGGAATGTTGGGGCATGATTTGGCTGAAGTTTTAGGTGATAGTCATGAATTAATTCTTACAACATCAAAAACATTAGACATCACTGATGAAAAACAAGTCATGGATGCTATTTGTGAAAATAATCCGGATATTGTTATTAATTCAGCTGCTTATACAAATGTTGATGGTTGTGAGGAAAACCGAGAGCTTGCATATAGTGTAAATAGCGATGGAGTTAAAAATTTAGCTCTTGCTTGCCGAAAAATTGACTGTGCTTTAGTTCATATTAGTACTGATTATATTTTCAATGGTAAGAATACCCGTCCATGGGTTGAATGCGATGAAATATGTCCATTAAGTGTTTATGGAAAAAGCAAACTCAAAGGGGAGGAAGCTATTCAAAAAATATTGGATAAATATTTTATTTTAAGAACCGCATGGCTCTATGGAATCAACGGCAGGAATTTTCCAAAGACAATCCTTGAGTTAGCTAAAAAGCATTCTGAAATCTGGGTTGTTTATGATGAGGTTGGAACTCCAACTTATGCTCTGGATTTGGCTAGAGCAATATCTCAATTAATCGAAACTGGTTATTATGGTATTTACCATTTAACTAATTCTGGAAGCTGTTCATGGTGTGAATTTGCAAGGTATATCTTTGAAATAGCTGAAATTGATGTTGATGTTATTCCGGTTACTGCATCTGAGTATGCAAGACCAGCCCCAAGGCCAAGTTATTCTGTTTTAGAAAATAGAAATTGGGTAGAAAAGGGATTTGAACCTTTAAGAGATTATAAAGAAGCTATAAAAGAATATATTGAGTTGATTAAATGA